A window of the Miscanthus floridulus cultivar M001 chromosome 14, ASM1932011v1, whole genome shotgun sequence genome harbors these coding sequences:
- the LOC136505331 gene encoding uncharacterized protein: protein MRRAGLARAAGHGAATAAGRATRVMRAAVSTFFAGYHCFTSVAALLALPFSAAVLASEAMMVPSSGILRAVAARLRAVFAAAGFPPSPFFALLEAKLSQTVFTFAATLPFALTFLLLAKACVAAMLRDDGGGGASPSRRRHQHLRIFALPPCGAVARAYPAVVATRLLNAFLMLSANAAVFSLLLLAFGAADLLGLTSHVWTLALSAAGAIVYSLAVGVATVVCNLAVVVAATEPGCAGHAAVLRACVAIRGRVSTALALALPTNLGMAAAEALFGLRVVAQRRRDGRLAPGVAGEAFSIAYIHAICVVLEIIVSCMLYRSCKRSEADELRELEPEEKGDLQA, encoded by the coding sequence ATGAGGAGAGCAGGGCTAGCGCGTGCCGCCGGTCAcggcgcggcgacggcggcggggcgGGCGACAAGGGTGATGCGGGCCGCGGTGTCCACGTTCTTCGCGGGGTACCACTGCTTCACCTCCGTGGCGGCGCTGCTGGCGCTGCCGTTCTCGGCGGCGGTGCTGGCGTCCGAGGCGATGATGGTGCCGTCGTCGGGGATCCTGCgcgcggtggcggcgcggctcCGCGCCGTGTTCGCCGCCGCGGGGTTCCCGCCTTCCCCCTTCTTCGCGCTGCTCGAGGCCAAGCTGTCGCAGACCGTCTTCACGTTCGCCGCCACGCTCCCGTTCGCGCTCACCTTCCTGCTCCTCGCCAAGGCCTGCGTCGCAGCAATGCTccgggacgacggcggcggcggcgcgtcgcCGTCTCGGCGGCGGCACCAGCACCTGCGGATCTTCGCGCTCCCGCCGTGCGGGGCCGTCGCGCGCGCGTACCCGGCGGTGGTGGCCACGCGCCTGCTCAACGCGTTCCTCATGCTCTCCGCCAACGCCGCGGTGttctcgctgctgctgctggcgttCGGCGCCGCCGACCTGCTGGGCCTCACCTCCCACGTCTGGACGCTGGCGCTGTCCGCCGCGGGCGCCATCGTCTACTCGCTGGCCGTCGGCGTGGCCACCGTGGTCTGCAACCTCGCCGTGGTCGTGGCCGCCACGGAGCCCGGGTGCGCGGGCCACGCCGCGGTGCTCAGGGCCTGCGTGGCGATCAGGGGGCGGGTGTCcacggcgctggcgctggcgctgcCCACCAACCTCGGCATGGCGGCGGCCGAGGCGCTGTTCGGGCTCCGCGTCGTCGCGCAGCGGCGGAGGGACGGGAGGCTCGCGCCGGGCGTCGCCGGCGAGGCCTTCTCGATCGCCTATATCCACGCCATCTGCGTCGTGCTGGAGATCATCGTCAGCTGCATGTTGTACAGGAGCTGCAAGAGGAGTGAAGCCGACGAGCTCAGAGAGCTCGAACCAGAGGAGAAGGGCGACCTCCAGGCTTGA
- the LOC136504707 gene encoding uncharacterized protein isoform X1, whose amino-acid sequence MLGDILHPAINWADKESHVDPDEMAKIKSAFVGKLPEDVNEEYLRKLFEQFGEVVRVAISRRGQGPVGFVHFANRSELENAIEEMDGKMVRGPNRGPSFRIQVSVARPVADNDKKRSREEVRTRRSNVSGDRQDYSHGRYGHDSLDRQVKAPRLSNYAADASDPYESAVNSLPSAVKEVLLRILRLGIGTRYDIDIHCVKSLNELPESSDLAVLNQFLISGGDKRNKGDYFASLIAKHQAEAFGLTHTLHGTTYLPRNPEIHSKRYPDEDYDFVTPGSSRYNSSGHHPSTYYVDDPPVSQSRIRRYAEERSTIVRNPEPRLRHDEIDIRMNPEPRLAFESRHNTGKHLDRRYIQEHSSNIERSAEEAVLSRERRFLPAAGYNTDLGSDFRSRSPAEYSAERQQVRFDPFTGEPYKFDPFTGEPIRPDPNQRRSGSLY is encoded by the exons ATGCTTGGCGATATTTTGCATCCTGCGATAAATTGGGCTGATAAAGAGTCTCATGTGGATCCTGATGAAATGGCCAAG ATTAAGTCTGCTTTTGTTGGGAAGCTGCCAGAAGATGTTAACGAGGAGTACTTGAGAAAGCTTTTTGAACAGTTCGGTGAG GTAGTACGGGTTGCTATCTCAAGAAGAGGACAAGGCCCAGTTGGTTTTGTTCACTTCGCCAATCGTTCA GAGCTTGAAAATGCTATAGAAGAAATGGATGGTAAAATGGTGAGAGGACCTAATCGAGGACCGTCTTTCAGGATCCAG GTGTCAGTTGCTCGACCTGTGGCAGACAATGACAAGAAGCGATCTCGTGAAGAAGTGAGAACTAGAAGATCAAATGTATCAGGAGATAGGCAAGATTATTCTCATGGAAGATATGGACATGATTCACTTGATCGTCAAGTGAAAGCTCCAAGATTATCTAATTAT GCGGCTGATGCCTCTGACCCCTATGAATCAGCTGTTAATTCATTACCTTCAGCTGTCAAGGAAGTCTTGCTTCGAATTCTACGTCTAGGAATTGGTACTCGATATGAT ATTGACATCCATTGTGTAAAAAGCCTCAATGAGCTTCCTGAGTCATCTGATCTTGCTGTCCTTAATCAG TTTTTGATATCGGGTGGAGATAAACGCAATAAAGGAGATTATTTTGCATCATTGATTGCTAAG CACCAGGCTGAGGCCTTTGGCTTAACACATACATTGCACGGTACTACTTATTTGCCAAGAAATCCAGAAATACATAGCAAGCGATACCCAGATGAAGATTATGATTTTGTGACACCCGG GAGCAGTAGATACAATTCCTCAGGCCATCATCCTTCAACATATTACGTAGACGATCCACCAGTGTCTCAGTCAAGGATTAGAAGATATGCTGAAGAAAGATCCACCATTGTAAGAAACCCAGAACCACGTCTGCGACATGACGAAATTGACATCAGAATGAACCCAGAACCAAGATTAGCGTTTGAATCAAGACACAACACTGGAAAGCATCTTGATCGAAGATACATACAAGAGCATAGTTCAAATATTGAAAGATCAGCCGAAGAAGCTGTTCTTTCTAGGGAAAGGAGATTCCTGCCTGCTGCAGGGTACAACACGGACTTAGGCTCAGATTTCCGCTCCAGGTCACCCGCTGAATATTCGGCAGAACGCCAACAAGTAAGGTTTGATCCCTTCACAGGTGAACCTTATAAGTTTGATCCCTTCACAGGGGAGCCCATCAGGCCAGATCCAAACCAGCGCCGCTCAGGAAGCTTGTACTGA
- the LOC136504707 gene encoding uncharacterized protein isoform X3 has translation MLGDILHPAINWADKESHVDPDEMAKIKSAFVGKLPEDVNEEYLRKLFEQFGEVVRVAISRRGQGPVGFVHFANRSELENAIEEMDGKMVRGPNRGPSFRIQVSVARPVADNDKKRSREEVRTRRSNVSGDRQDYSHGRYGHDSLDRQVKAPRLSNYAADASDPYESAVNSLPSAVKEVLLRILRLGIGTRYDIDIHCVKSLNELPESSDLAVLNQFLISGGDKRNKGDYFASLIAKHQAEAFGLTHTLHGTTYLPRNPEIHSKRYPDEDYDFVTPGRYNSSGHHPSTYYVDDPPVSQSRIRRYAEERSTIVRNPEPRLRHDEIDIRMNPEPRLAFESRHNTGKHLDRRYIQEHSSNIERSAEEAVLSRERRFLPAAGYNTDLGSDFRSRSPAEYSAERQQVRFDPFTGEPYKFDPFTGEPIRPDPNQRRSGSLY, from the exons ATGCTTGGCGATATTTTGCATCCTGCGATAAATTGGGCTGATAAAGAGTCTCATGTGGATCCTGATGAAATGGCCAAG ATTAAGTCTGCTTTTGTTGGGAAGCTGCCAGAAGATGTTAACGAGGAGTACTTGAGAAAGCTTTTTGAACAGTTCGGTGAG GTAGTACGGGTTGCTATCTCAAGAAGAGGACAAGGCCCAGTTGGTTTTGTTCACTTCGCCAATCGTTCA GAGCTTGAAAATGCTATAGAAGAAATGGATGGTAAAATGGTGAGAGGACCTAATCGAGGACCGTCTTTCAGGATCCAG GTGTCAGTTGCTCGACCTGTGGCAGACAATGACAAGAAGCGATCTCGTGAAGAAGTGAGAACTAGAAGATCAAATGTATCAGGAGATAGGCAAGATTATTCTCATGGAAGATATGGACATGATTCACTTGATCGTCAAGTGAAAGCTCCAAGATTATCTAATTAT GCGGCTGATGCCTCTGACCCCTATGAATCAGCTGTTAATTCATTACCTTCAGCTGTCAAGGAAGTCTTGCTTCGAATTCTACGTCTAGGAATTGGTACTCGATATGAT ATTGACATCCATTGTGTAAAAAGCCTCAATGAGCTTCCTGAGTCATCTGATCTTGCTGTCCTTAATCAG TTTTTGATATCGGGTGGAGATAAACGCAATAAAGGAGATTATTTTGCATCATTGATTGCTAAG CACCAGGCTGAGGCCTTTGGCTTAACACATACATTGCACGGTACTACTTATTTGCCAAGAAATCCAGAAATACATAGCAAGCGATACCCAGATGAAGATTATGATTTTGTGACACCCGG TAGATACAATTCCTCAGGCCATCATCCTTCAACATATTACGTAGACGATCCACCAGTGTCTCAGTCAAGGATTAGAAGATATGCTGAAGAAAGATCCACCATTGTAAGAAACCCAGAACCACGTCTGCGACATGACGAAATTGACATCAGAATGAACCCAGAACCAAGATTAGCGTTTGAATCAAGACACAACACTGGAAAGCATCTTGATCGAAGATACATACAAGAGCATAGTTCAAATATTGAAAGATCAGCCGAAGAAGCTGTTCTTTCTAGGGAAAGGAGATTCCTGCCTGCTGCAGGGTACAACACGGACTTAGGCTCAGATTTCCGCTCCAGGTCACCCGCTGAATATTCGGCAGAACGCCAACAAGTAAGGTTTGATCCCTTCACAGGTGAACCTTATAAGTTTGATCCCTTCACAGGGGAGCCCATCAGGCCAGATCCAAACCAGCGCCGCTCAGGAAGCTTGTACTGA
- the LOC136504707 gene encoding uncharacterized protein isoform X2, with product MLGDILHPAINWADKESHVDPDEMAKIKSAFVGKLPEDVNEEYLRKLFEQFGEVVRVAISRRGQGPVGFVHFANRSELENAIEEMDGKMVRGPNRGPSFRIQVSVARPVADNDKKRSREEVRTRRSNVSGDRQDYSHGRYGHDSLDRQVKAPRLSNYAADASDPYESAVNSLPSAVKEVLLRILRLGIGTRYDIDIHCVKSLNELPESSDLAVLNQFLISGGDKRNKGDYFASLIAKHQAEAFGLTHTLHGTTYLPRNPEIHSKRYPDEDYDFVTPGSSRYNSSGHHPSTYYVDDPPVSQSRIRRYAEERSTIVRNPEPRLRHDEIDIRMNPEPRLAFESRHNTGKHLDRRYIQEHSSNIERSAEEAVLSRERRFLPAAGYNTDLGSDFRSRSPAEYSAERQQVRFDPFTGEPYKFDPFTGEPIRPDPNQRRSGSLY from the exons ATGCTTGGCGATATTTTGCATCCTGCGATAAATTGGGCTGATAAAGAGTCTCATGTGGATCCTGATGAAATGGCCAAG ATTAAGTCTGCTTTTGTTGGGAAGCTGCCAGAAGATGTTAACGAGGAGTACTTGAGAAAGCTTTTTGAACAGTTCGGTGAGGTTG TACGGGTTGCTATCTCAAGAAGAGGACAAGGCCCAGTTGGTTTTGTTCACTTCGCCAATCGTTCA GAGCTTGAAAATGCTATAGAAGAAATGGATGGTAAAATGGTGAGAGGACCTAATCGAGGACCGTCTTTCAGGATCCAG GTGTCAGTTGCTCGACCTGTGGCAGACAATGACAAGAAGCGATCTCGTGAAGAAGTGAGAACTAGAAGATCAAATGTATCAGGAGATAGGCAAGATTATTCTCATGGAAGATATGGACATGATTCACTTGATCGTCAAGTGAAAGCTCCAAGATTATCTAATTAT GCGGCTGATGCCTCTGACCCCTATGAATCAGCTGTTAATTCATTACCTTCAGCTGTCAAGGAAGTCTTGCTTCGAATTCTACGTCTAGGAATTGGTACTCGATATGAT ATTGACATCCATTGTGTAAAAAGCCTCAATGAGCTTCCTGAGTCATCTGATCTTGCTGTCCTTAATCAG TTTTTGATATCGGGTGGAGATAAACGCAATAAAGGAGATTATTTTGCATCATTGATTGCTAAG CACCAGGCTGAGGCCTTTGGCTTAACACATACATTGCACGGTACTACTTATTTGCCAAGAAATCCAGAAATACATAGCAAGCGATACCCAGATGAAGATTATGATTTTGTGACACCCGG GAGCAGTAGATACAATTCCTCAGGCCATCATCCTTCAACATATTACGTAGACGATCCACCAGTGTCTCAGTCAAGGATTAGAAGATATGCTGAAGAAAGATCCACCATTGTAAGAAACCCAGAACCACGTCTGCGACATGACGAAATTGACATCAGAATGAACCCAGAACCAAGATTAGCGTTTGAATCAAGACACAACACTGGAAAGCATCTTGATCGAAGATACATACAAGAGCATAGTTCAAATATTGAAAGATCAGCCGAAGAAGCTGTTCTTTCTAGGGAAAGGAGATTCCTGCCTGCTGCAGGGTACAACACGGACTTAGGCTCAGATTTCCGCTCCAGGTCACCCGCTGAATATTCGGCAGAACGCCAACAAGTAAGGTTTGATCCCTTCACAGGTGAACCTTATAAGTTTGATCCCTTCACAGGGGAGCCCATCAGGCCAGATCCAAACCAGCGCCGCTCAGGAAGCTTGTACTGA
- the LOC136504772 gene encoding transcriptional corepressor LEUNIG-like isoform X1 — protein MPPPPHGAKPHQPARMTSIIRRLTLGLSSYIISPGFPAFFPHMIMSLCQGGSTQLRFQPRYGGYLATASDNVVSILDVETQTCVRRFESHTKGVDSVCWDPTGEYVVSVSEDSVKVWSLNDESFVNELNCSGRKFTSCTFHPTYPSLLIIGCYQSLELWDMSFVPYYPY, from the exons ATGCCGCCACCACCGCACGGGGCCAAGCCGCACCAACCCGCCCGTATGACGAg CATTATACGCCGATTAACTCTGGGTCTGTCTTCATATATTATCAGTCCAGGTTTTCCTGCCTTTTTCCCCCACATGATCATGTCCTTATGTCAG GGAGGTTCGACCCAGCTGAGATTCCAACCACGTTATGGAGGATATCTTGCAACAGCTTCAGATAATGTAGTCTCTATCCTGGATGTGGAGACACAAACTTGCGTGAGGAGATTTGAG AGCCACACTAAGGGTGTTGATTCCGTGTGCTGGGATCCCACTGGCGAATATGTGGTGTCTGTCAGTGAAGACAGTGTGAAGGTGTGGTCTTTGAACGATGAGAGCTTTGTGAATGAGCTTAACTGCAGTGGGAGAAAGTTCACTTCATGTACTTTCCATCCTACTTATCCATCCTTGCTTATCATTGGCTGTTACCAG TCTCTAGAGCTGTGGGACATGTCTTTCGTACCTTATTATCCTTACTAA
- the LOC136504772 gene encoding transcriptional corepressor LEUNIG-like isoform X3: MPPPPHGAKPHQPARMTSIIRRLTLGLSSYIISPGFPAFFPHMIMSLCQGGSTQLRFQPRYGGYLATASDNVVSILDVETQTCVRRFESHTKGVDSVCWDPTGEYVVSVSEDSVKVWSLNDESFVNELNCSGRKFTSCTFHPTYPSLLIIGCYQDQE; encoded by the exons ATGCCGCCACCACCGCACGGGGCCAAGCCGCACCAACCCGCCCGTATGACGAg CATTATACGCCGATTAACTCTGGGTCTGTCTTCATATATTATCAGTCCAGGTTTTCCTGCCTTTTTCCCCCACATGATCATGTCCTTATGTCAG GGAGGTTCGACCCAGCTGAGATTCCAACCACGTTATGGAGGATATCTTGCAACAGCTTCAGATAATGTAGTCTCTATCCTGGATGTGGAGACACAAACTTGCGTGAGGAGATTTGAG AGCCACACTAAGGGTGTTGATTCCGTGTGCTGGGATCCCACTGGCGAATATGTGGTGTCTGTCAGTGAAGACAGTGTGAAGGTGTGGTCTTTGAACGATGAGAGCTTTGTGAATGAGCTTAACTGCAGTGGGAGAAAGTTCACTTCATGTACTTTCCATCCTACTTATCCATCCTTGCTTATCATTGGCTGTTACCAG GATCAGGAATAA
- the LOC136504772 gene encoding transcriptional corepressor LEUNIG-like isoform X2: MPPPPHGAKPHQPARMTSIIRRLTLGLSSYIISPGFPAFFPHMIMSLCQGGSTQLRFQPRYGGYLATASDNVVSILDVETQTCVRRFESHTKGVDSVCWDPTGEYVVSVSEDSVKVWSLNDESFVNELNCSGRKFTSCTFHPTYPSLLIIGCYQFMFQL, translated from the exons ATGCCGCCACCACCGCACGGGGCCAAGCCGCACCAACCCGCCCGTATGACGAg CATTATACGCCGATTAACTCTGGGTCTGTCTTCATATATTATCAGTCCAGGTTTTCCTGCCTTTTTCCCCCACATGATCATGTCCTTATGTCAG GGAGGTTCGACCCAGCTGAGATTCCAACCACGTTATGGAGGATATCTTGCAACAGCTTCAGATAATGTAGTCTCTATCCTGGATGTGGAGACACAAACTTGCGTGAGGAGATTTGAG AGCCACACTAAGGGTGTTGATTCCGTGTGCTGGGATCCCACTGGCGAATATGTGGTGTCTGTCAGTGAAGACAGTGTGAAGGTGTGGTCTTTGAACGATGAGAGCTTTGTGAATGAGCTTAACTGCAGTGGGAGAAAGTTCACTTCATGTACTTTCCATCCTACTTATCCATCCTTGCTTATCATTGGCTGTTACCAG TTCATGTTTCAGCTATAG